DNA from Candidatus Methylomirabilis limnetica:
GCCGTAGCGCCATCAAGCAAGTGGCCTCCGGCCGCTTCGGAGTCACCAGCGAATACCTGGTCAATGCTACCGACCTGCAGATCAAGATGGCGCAGGGCTCTAAGCCTGGTGAGGGCGGCCAGCTCCCCGGGACAAAAGTCTACCCCTGGATCGCCAAGGTGCGGAATTCGACTCCTGGCGTAGGCCTTATCTCGCCGCCGCCGCACCACGACATCTACTCTATCGAAGACATCAAGCAGCTCATCCATGACTTGAAGAATAGTAATCCAAGTGCGCGTATTCACGTCAAACTTGTCGCTGAAGTAGGGGTCGGGACGATCGCGGCTGGGGTCGCCAAGGCCTTCTCTGATGTGGTCCTGATCTCCGGCCACGATGGCGGTACCGGCGCCTCCTCGCTAAGCTCCATCAAGCACGCCGGCCTGCCATGGGAGCTGGGGCTTGCCGAGACCCAGCAGGTGCTGGTGATGAACAAGCTCCGGGATCGGATCAGCGTCCAGGTCGATGGTCAGATGAAGACAGGGCGCGACGTCGTCATCGCCGCGCTGCTGGGCGCCGAGGAGTATGGTTTCTCTACGGCGCCGCTGGTCGTATCGGGCTGCATCATGATGCGCGTCTGCCATCTGAACACCTGCCCGGTTGGGGTCGCCACTCAGGATCCCGAGCTCAGGAAGAACTTCTCCGGCAAGCCCGAGTATGTCGAAACCTTCTTCCGCTTCATCGCTGCCGAGGTGCGCGAGCTGATGGCGGAGCTTGGCTTCCGCACGATGGATGAGATGATCGGCCGCGTAGATAAGCTCGACATGAAGAAGGCCGTAGAGCACTGGAAGGCCAAGGGTCTGGACTACTCGTCGATCCTCTATCGCCCGGAGGTCGGGCCGGAGGTGGCCATCCGTAAGGTGCGAGAGCAGGACCATGGCCTGGAGCAGTCGCTGGACATGACCACCATCGTCCCACTCTGCCGGCCCGCGCTAGAGCGGCGTGAGCCGGTGGGCCTGCGCCTATCGATCAGGAACGTGAATCGCACGGTCGGCACCATTCTGGGTTCCATGGTGACCAGCCGCTACGGAGGCGACGGCCTGCCGGAGGATACGATCCGGATCCACTTCGCAGGGTCGGCCGGGCAAAGCTTCGGCGCCTTCATACCCCAAGGGATCACGCTGGCCCTGGAGGGCGATAGTAACGACTTTCTTGGCAAGGGGCTGTCTGGCGGAAAGATCATCGTCTTCCCACCCCGTCAGGCGACGTTCGTCCCCGAAGAGAATATCCTGGTCGGCAACGTGGTGCTATACGGCGCAACGAAGGGTGCGGCCTATCTCCGAGGAGTTGCCGGCGAGCGGTTCGCGGTGCGCAACAGCGGCGCCCATGCGGTGGTGGAGGGTATCGGAGACCACGGCTGCGAGTACATGACGGGCGGCCGCGTCGTCGTAATCGGTCGCACCGGACGCAACTTCGCCGCAGGGATGTCCGGCGGAATAGCCTACGTCCTGGACGAAGCCGGCGACTTCAAGGCCCGGTGCAATCTTAGTATGGTCGATCTGGAAGCCTTAGATGCCGAGGAGGAGATTGAGGAGGTCAAGGCAATGTTGCGGCGCCACCTCCACTACACCGGCAGCACTGTGGCCGAGCGGATCCTTGGGAGCTGGCAGACGATGGAAGCGAAGTTCGTTAAGGTGATACCAAAAGACTACAAACGGGCGATGATGGCGATGAAACGCGCTGAGAGCGAAGGGATCCCCTGGGAGGAGGCGGTGATGATGGGCGCCCATGGGTAAGCCGACCGGTTTCATCGAGTTCAAGCGCGAGAAGCAGCCATACCGGCCCGTCGAGGAACGGGTCCAAGACTGGCAGCAGGTGATGCTGCCGTGGCCGGTAGAGGTACTGAGGCGGCAGGGGGCGCGCTGCATGGACTGCGGCATCCCGTTCTGCCACCAGGGCTGCCCGCTGGGCAATATCATCCCAGACTGGAACGACCTGGTCTACCGCGATCGGTGGCGGGACGCCATAGAGCGCCTGCACGCCACCAACAACTTCCCGGAATTTACCGGGACCGCCTGCCCGGCGCCCTGCGAGGGATCGTGCGTCCTCGGGATCAACAACGATCCGGTCACGATCAAGGCGATTGAGCTGGCCATCATCGATCACGCCTTCGAGGCGGGATGGATTATACCGGAGCCTCCCGCCGTACGCAGCGGGAAAAAGGTCGCAGTGGTGGGCTCTGGCCCTGCCGGGCTCGCGGCGGCCCAGCAACTCAATCGTGCCGGTCACTGGGTCACGGTCTTCGAGCGGGCCGACAGGATCGGTGGTCTCCTACGCTACGGGATTCCGGAGTTCAAACTCGAGAAGCGGGTACTGGACCGGCGGCTTGACGTGATGGCAAAGGAGGAGATTCAGTTCCGCGTCAATGCGAACATCGGGGTGAATGTGGCGGTCGAGGAGCTTCGGCGCGAGTTCGATGCTATCCTGCTCGCTGGGGGAGCTACCACGCCGCGAGACCTCGCGCTCCCGGGACGCGAACTGCGCGGGATCCACTTCGCCATGGAGTACCTGACCCTCCAGAACCGGCGCTGCGAGGGCGAGTTAATTCCTGATGAGACGTTCATCACCGCCAATGGGAAGCGAGTGGTCATTATCGGCGGTGGCGACACCGGCGCTGACTGCCTGGGAACCGCACACCGTCATGGGGCACTCTCCGTCCATCAGTTCGAGTTGCTCCCCCAGCCACCGGATACCCGCGCGCCTGATAATCCCTGGCCCCAGTGGCCGGTCATCTTCCGCACCTCTTCCGCGCACCAGGAGGGCGGCATCCGTGAATACGCGGTCTCTACCGCTAGCTTTTCCGGAG
Protein-coding regions in this window:
- a CDS encoding glutamate synthase subunit beta gives rise to the protein MGKPTGFIEFKREKQPYRPVEERVQDWQQVMLPWPVEVLRRQGARCMDCGIPFCHQGCPLGNIIPDWNDLVYRDRWRDAIERLHATNNFPEFTGTACPAPCEGSCVLGINNDPVTIKAIELAIIDHAFEAGWIIPEPPAVRSGKKVAVVGSGPAGLAAAQQLNRAGHWVTVFERADRIGGLLRYGIPEFKLEKRVLDRRLDVMAKEEIQFRVNANIGVNVAVEELRREFDAILLAGGATTPRDLALPGRELRGIHFAMEYLTLQNRRCEGELIPDETFITANGKRVVIIGGGDTGADCLGTAHRHGALSVHQFELLPQPPDTRAPDNPWPQWPVIFRTSSAHQEGGIREYAVSTASFSGENGQVKKLHAHRVETATENGRMAFRPIPGTEFELEVDMVLLAMGFLGPERNGLLSDLGVRLTDRGNVWRDGNWMTSVPGVFTAGDMQRGQSLIVWAIAEGRSAARGIDHYLMGHSALPAPIP